A single genomic interval of Helianthus annuus cultivar XRQ/B chromosome 6, HanXRQr2.0-SUNRISE, whole genome shotgun sequence harbors:
- the LOC110864901 gene encoding uncharacterized protein LOC110864901 yields the protein MTKDNTTTGPPSTPSRRLNFLGCFGFSGENMNIQLTDHKLNSTSRRRSRIFKWSFSCKKSTTTKTVHVDFNTVSSKSLNAAPVKTDTTWEIQVVEEDATLTKKHVIMVDTKHVPVASEEAKTCRKKWTDVVKRQNGSTRRKEMKPVATSATVELKTSVMMDQNNENIVNSNPSSLKPLTHSISLPAKSKRRKPTKVDKGVVGKTTSLSSGGEFDSIIGMTILLVILVIMVLWGKLCAIICTCAWFSVAPRLVAVGERSAVATVEGRLPEMQKKVNLESVEYKKKVVLEGLLQRNHRNVVGRL from the coding sequence ATGACAAAAGATAACACCACCACCGGACCACCGTCCACACCCTCCCGGAGACTCAACTTCCTCGGTTGTTTCGGCTTTTCCGGCGAGAATATGAATATACAACTCACAGATCATAAACTCAACTCAACCAGCCGGCGGCGTAGCCGGATCTTTAAGTGGAGCTTCAGTTGCAAGAAGTCAACAACTACCAAAACAGTTCACGTTGACTTTAACACCGTCAGTTCCAAATCGTTAAACGCAGCTCCGGTGAAGACCGATACAACGTGGGAAATTCAGGTAGTGGAAGAAGATGCAACGTTGACTAAAAAACACGTGATCATGGTGGACACAAAACATGTTCCGGTGGCATCCGAGGAGGCGAAAACATGTCGGAAAAAGTGGACAGATGTCGTCAAACGGcaaaacgggtcaacccgccggAAAGAAATGAAACCGGTAGCCACGTCAGCTACCGTTGAATTAAAAACAAGTGTGATGATGGATCAAAATAATGAAAATATTGTAAATTCAAATCCGTCCTCTTTGAAACCTTTGACTCATTCAATATCTCTGCCGGCAAAAAGTAAGAGGCGGAAACCTACGAAAGTTGACAAAGGAGTTGTGGGTAAAACGACGTCGTTGTCGTCGGGTGGGgagtttgactcgataattggtATGACAATATTACTCGTGATATTGGTGATAATGGTGTTATGGGGTAAGTTATGTGCTATTATTTGTACTTGTGCATGGTTTTCGGTTGCGCCGCGATTGGTGGCGGTTGGGGAACGGTCCGCGGTGGCTACGGTGGAGGGACGGTTGCCGGAAATGCAGAAGAAGGTGAATTTGGAGTCGGTGGAGTATAAGAAAAAGGTGGTTTTGGAAGGACTTCTTCAAAGGAACCACCGGAATGTTGTTGGGCGTTTGTAG
- the LOC110864900 gene encoding ATP-dependent Clp protease proteolytic subunit 2, mitochondrial, translated as MPSVITRNLSKLWSGLPKTRTMASQRSSYSLIPMVIEHSSRGERAYDIFSRLLKERIICINGPIADDTAHVVVAQLLFLESENPSKPINLYINSPGGAVTAGLAIYDTMQYIRSPVNTICMGQAASMGSLLLAAGAKGERRALPNATIMIHQPSGGYSGQAKDISIHTKQIVRVWDSLNALYAKHTGQNIDVIQKNMDRDYFMTPEEAKEFGIIDEVMDERPITLVTDAVGTDGKGKE; from the exons ATGCCGAGTGTAATCACTCGCAATTTGAGCAAGCTATGGAGCGGGCTACCAAAAACCCGAACTATGGCGAGTCAACGGAGTTCATACAGCCTAATACCCATGGTGATTGAGCACTCATCACGAGGAGAGAGAGCCTACGACATCTTCTCACGCCTCCTGAAAGAGCGAATCATATGCATCAACGGACCCATTGCCGATGATACTGCACACGTTGTCGTTGCTCAGCTTCTGTTTCTTGAATCTGAAAACCCATCAAAACCCATTAATCTTTATATTAATTCTCCTGGTGGAGCTGTTACTGCAG gtcTTGCGATATATGATACAATGCAGTATATACGCTCTCCAGTCAATACCATATGCATGGGTCAAGCTGCTTCAATGGGTTCTCTCCTATTGGCTGCTGGTGCAAAAGGGGAACGACGAGCTCTTCCTAATGCCACTATTATGATCCATCAACCCTCGGGTGGATACAGTGGGCAAGCTAAAGATATATCTATTCACACTAAGCAAATTGTTCGTGTTTGGGATTCGTTAAATGCGTTATACGCAAAGCATACCGGACAAAACATTGACGTGATTCAAAAGAATATGGATCGAGATTATTTTATGACTCCGGAAGAAGCTAAGGAGTTTGGGATCATAGATGAAGTTATGGATGAGAGACCGATAACGTTGGTGACTGATGCTGTTGGAACTGATGGAAAGGGGAAAGAGTAG